One genomic window of Camelina sativa cultivar DH55 chromosome 5, Cs, whole genome shotgun sequence includes the following:
- the LOC109132861 gene encoding protein anoxia up-regulated-like, which yields MTEVNRANFFRVADKIGELMIEFNSSVASYEDQLFVSPSSSEVNLLQERIADLEAQVKEYARLEAENASTVAKAEQIRARMKKAEIEVLDLGVANEDLRDKLKKAGDLYFEAAEDAKAAKNRLHEIELRNQLLEAGNSCEIERVRREERQAMRRTLRPLVEEVRVTFEEREKLAPLQVRAAEIRANRMLIEEIARGEIQDMEAELGLLKADEEEVDKKVSKERIADLEAQVKEYARLEAENASTVAKAEEIRARMKKAEIEVLDLGVANEDLRDKLKKARDLYFEAAEDAKAAKNRLHEIELRNQLLEAGNSCEIERVRREERQAMRRTLRPLVEEVRVTFEEREKLAPLQVRAAEIRANRMLIEEIARGEIQDMEAELGLLKADEEEADEKVSKVTPRDLDLSVFSDLLADTPDLLCSENPLSVIIGESGTNLXSTPGWRLRMLAP from the exons ATGACCGAGGTCAATCGTGCGAACTTCTTCCGCGTTGCGGACAAAATCGGCGAG CTTATGATCGAGTTCAACTCCTCGGTGGCGTCCTACGAGGACCAGCTGTTCGTCTCCCCATCCTCTTCCGAGGTGAACCTTCTTCAAGAGAGGATCGCTGACCTGGAAGCCCAGGTAAAAGAGTACGCCAGGCTGGAGGCTGAGAATGCTAGCACCGTAGCGAAAGCCGAACAAATCCGAGCGCGGATGAAGAAGGCTGAAATAGAGGTACTCGACCTTGGGGTTGCCAACGAAGACCTCCGAGACAAACTGAAGAAGGCGGGGGACCTTTACTTCGAAGCGGCGGAGGATGCGAAGGCGGCCAAGAACAGGTTGCACGAGATCGAGCTCCGCAATCAGCTACTCGAAGCTGGCAACAGCTGCGAGATTGAGAGGGTGCGAAGGGAGGAGAGGCAGGCAATGAGGCGGACTCTCCGTCCTCTGGTTGAGGAGGTGAGGGTCACCTtcgaagagagggagaagctaGCTCCGCTTCAGGTCCGAGCTGCTGAGATTAGGGCGAACCGGATGCTGATCGAGGAGATCGCCAGAGGAGAGATCCAAGACATGGAGGCCGAACTCGGACTCCTGAAAGCTGACGAAGAGGAGGTGGACAAGAAGGTTTCGAAG GAGAGGATCGCTGACCTAGAAGCCCAGGTAAAAGAGTACGCCAGGCTGGAGGCTGAGAATGCTAGCACCGTAGCGAAAGCCGAAGAAATCCGAGCGCGGATGAAGAAGGCTGAAATAGAGGTACTCGACCTTGGGGTAGCCAACGAAGACCTCCGAGACAAACTGAAGAAGGCGAGGGACCTTTACTTCGAAGCGGCGGAGGATGCGAAGGCGGCCAAGAACAGGTTGCACGAGATCGAGCTCCGCAATCAGCTACTCGAAGCTGGCAACAGCTGCGAGATTGAGAGGGTGCGAAGGGAGGAGAGGCAGGCAATGAGGCGGACTCTCCGTCCTCTGGTTGAGGAGGTGAGGGTCACCTtcgaagagagggagaagctaGCTCCGCTTCAGGTCCGAGCTGCTGAGATTAGGGCGAACCGGATGCTGATCGAGGAGATCGCCAGAGGAGAGATCCAAGACATGGAGGCCGAGCTCGGACTCCTGAAAGCTGACGAAGAGGAGGCGGACGAGAAGGTTTCGAAGGTAACTCCTCGTGACCTCGACCTCTCAGTATTCTCAGATCTTTTGGCGGATACACCCGATCTCTTGTGCAGCGAGAACCCGCTAAGCGTCATAATCGGCGAGTCCGGCACTAATCTCNAGAGTACGCCAGGCTGGAGGCTGAGAATGCTAGCACCGTAG
- the LOC109132862 gene encoding uncharacterized protein At3g60930, chloroplastic-like — protein MASTSEPASSPEIESEQLIRHTSKRRTLNPERSAQIGESSRPASEVPPHLVRCSTGASSSQVNPTLPSSVRHEGVNTELTPEVLSQEEDRFVPLGFSIEDIDPLYDHEGRIGGKKSSSSTQTVNDMLNSCGLFNSNVTILIPREDQRPWNPPEGYICLYEGYFTECRLLFPIPELISLYAQRRRIAICQFVAGAICNFMAALTVAAEVGVNIGNKCFEQLSSFKLSKSLHRWEVNMRPAHNFLAGKKVNKFKKYVDHYFYVCVDQYSLANPLDFQRKVWNENPDRPFCATRLAPNYLPVRDALLTGNNRRWEFITRIPIETAMGKARTNFPSFASSLGRSTGCRVVEPKDLQIVRRDTQAAIEAEIGPSQGLTEVDPTPDQTVADPIQTPGEDVEPSNVAEGDTLPLALENADPPNEEQDVPQLEAGSKRRKKKKKNKDKQIRDEPATDARPLPNRKRSAEEAGLESADRFRLERKDDKTNHFAYYYFGNYPLVTNREASGELFRTLKTSSRILPSADELEFKQAFLDVAESHLMTAAKMNTLTQLYDRRVKTNKGSELELKKVKECAEEIRVASRAKDERIKELEALIAEKDGIIANSELRISELNSRTLTLEEEKVELQESCDGLQVQLNFEVKRLRWDRWEKVERTAKKAQTRLDKVKAYLVEQAKVRPLEDLLNQATGVQEAVQYLIENGAVIPEERIKEIDEKKAEAEDTIKVIDVLELNENDLGMSPDQLGDGFPPPETTALESVEHPFGLNAESFQADLTGALLKAKRKRTTDLLDESEQKARALETHSEDWEKTGLQLLWPMPKRLKTSIREIVANGAPVWN, from the exons ATGGCGAGCACATCGGAACCTGCCTCTTCGCCAGAAATCGAAAGCGAGCAACTAATTCGTCATACTTCCAAACGAAGAACTCTCAACCCTGAACGATCCGCGCAGATCGGGGAGTCAAGTAGACCGGCCTCCGAAGTCCCACCACACCTGGTTCGCTGTTCAACGGGAGCTTCATCTTCACAGGTGAACCCAACCTTGCCATCATCAGTTCGTCACGAAGGGGTGAATACCGAACTGACTCCGGAAGTACTTtcacaagaagaagatcggTTCGTACCCCTAGGATTTTCGATCGAAGATATCGATCCCTTGTATGACCATGAAGGACGAATTGGAGGCAAAAAGAGTTCGAGTTCGACCCAAACTGTGAACGACATGCTGAACTCGTGTGGTTTATTTAACAGCAACGTCACAATTTTGATTCCGCGAGAGGACCAACGCCCCTGGAACCCCCCGGAAGGGTATATATGCTTGTACGAGGGTTACTTTACCGAGTGTCGCCTCCTGTTCCCAATCCCAGAATTGATATCACTTTACGCCCAAAGACGGAGGATAGCAATCTGCCAGTTCGTAGCCGGAGCCATTTGTAACTTTATGGCCGCCCTTACCGTAGCAGCCGAAGTCGGAGTCAACATTGGAAATAAATGTTTTGAACAACTATCCAGTTTTAAGTTATCAAAGAGTCTGCACCGCTGGGAAGTGAATATGAGGCCGGCACACAATTTCCTTGCCGGTAAAAAAGTGAACAAATTCAAGAAGTATGTGGACCACTACTTCTACGTCTGTGTCGACCAGTACTCACTCGCTAATCCGTTGGATTTTCAGCGGAAagtgtggaatgaaaatcctg ATCGTCCGTTTTGTGCAACGCGCCTAGCTCCAAACTATCTCCCTGTCAGAGACGCTTTGCTAACCGGGAACAATCGTCGGTGGGAGTTTATCACTCGTATCCCTATCGAAACAGCAATGGGCAAAGCTAGGACAAATTTTCCAAGTTTCGCCAGTTCGCTAGGACGATCTACTGGATGCCGTGTCGTGGAACCCAAAGATCTCCAGATTGTTCGCCGAGACACTCAAGCTGCCATTGAAGCCGAGATCGGTCCATCCCAGGGTCTAACCGAAGTTGATCCTACCCCGGACCAGACCGTCGCCGACCCTATTCAGACACCAGGAGAAGATGTCGAGCCATCAAATGTTGCAGAGGGAGATACCCTTCCTTTGGCTTTAGAGAACGCCGATCCTCCAAACGAAGAACAAGACGTTCCTCAACTTGAAGCTGGATctaaaaggaggaagaagaagaagaagaacaaggacaAACAAATCAGAGACGAGCCAGCCACCGATGCGCGACCATTACCGAATCGCAAGCGCTCGGCCGAAGAAGCCGGACTGGAGTCTGCCGATCGATTTCGCCTGGAAAGGAAAGATGATAAGACAAATCACTTCGCCTATTACTATTTTGGCAACTATCCCTTGGTGACCAATCGCGAGGCTTCGGGCGAGCTTTTCCGGACCCTGAAGACTTCCAGCCGAATCCTTCCGTCAGCGGACGAATTGGAATTCAAACAAGCATTCCTCGACGTCGCTGAATCGCACTTAATG ACTGCCGCCAAGATGAATACGCTGACTCAGTTGTATGATAGGCGAGTCAAAACCAATAAGGGGTCCGAGCTTGAACTCAAAAAGGTGAAAGAATGCGCAGAAGAGATCCGAGTCGCCAGCAGAGCAAAGGACGAGAGAATCAAGGAGCTTGAAGCTCTTATCGCCGAAAAAGATGGCATCATTGCGAACTCCGAACTGAGGATTAGTGAACTGAACTCCCGAACGCTTACtctcgaagaagagaaagtcGAACTGCAGGAGTCATGCGATGGGTTGCAGGTCCAGCTCAATTTCGAAGTTAAAAGACTTCGGTGGGACCGTTGGGAGAAGGTGGAGCGAACAGCGAAGAAAGCGCAGACCCGATTAGACAAGGTCAAGGCCTATCTAGTCGAACAGGCGAAGGTTCGCCCCCTGGAAGATCTGCTGAACCAAGCCACCGGAGTACAGGAAGCTGTACAATATCTGATTGAGAATGGGGCCGTCATTCCTGAGGAGCGAATCAAGGAGATTGACGAGAAAAAGGCCGAAGCCGAGGATACTATCAAGGTGATCGATGTCCTCGAGCTGAATGAAAATGACCTCGGCATGTCCCCGGATCAGCTCGGTGATGGATTTCCTCCCCCCGAAACGACGGCTCTCGAGTCCGTTGAACATCCATTTGGCTTGAACGCCGAGAGTTTTCAAGCAGATCTGACCGGCGCCTTACTCAAGGCGAAAAGAAAAAGGACTACTGATCTGCTTGACGAATCTGAACAGAAGGCCAGAGCATTGGAGACTCATTCCGAGGATTGGGAAAAGACTGGGTTGCAACTGCTATGGCCAATGCCGAAACGACTCAAGACGAGCATTCGTGAGATTGTTGCGAATGGCGCACCAGTTTGGAATTAg